One part of the Quercus lobata isolate SW786 chromosome 7, ValleyOak3.0 Primary Assembly, whole genome shotgun sequence genome encodes these proteins:
- the LOC115954313 gene encoding phospholipid-transporting ATPase 1-like isoform X2: MTTDTANSPRQIGSLSCLCPNASFSSSVSNDAQWNLLGEQQHQDKVNEDEFDQIEIEEGEGGDEIKPLELDHSGSPFKDPQLGVLSQSRVFFEQFPLECPREERIRRIVSTGSMERHSNGNNHNNIHINANGNGNGNVAALEIEKPRSKHRFRHSQHKSLQFDEDNLSHEDNPRLIYINDPRRTNDKYEFTGNEIRTSKYTIITFLPKNLFIQFHRVAYLYFLAIAALNQLPPLAVFGRTVSLFPLLFVLCVTAIKDGYEDWRRHRSDRKENNRETWVCQSGEFRKKIWKKIQAGEVVKIFANESIPCDMVLLGSSDPSGLAYIQTMNLDGESNLKTRYARQETALAVSDSDGGMISGLIRCEQPNRNIYEFTANMEFNGHRFPLSQSNIVLRGCQLKNTEWIIGVVVYAGQETKAMLNSAASPSKRSRLEGYMNRETLWLSIFLFIMCLVVAFGMGLWLLRHKDQLDTLPYYRKRYFTTGRDNLRRYKYYGLPMETFFSFLSSIIVFQIMIPISLYITMELVRLGQSYFMIEDNHMYDSSSDSRFQCRSLNINEDLGQIRYVFSDKTGTLTENKMEFQRASVYGKSYGSSLPMVDLLQEQNIVAAGRRWKLKSEIAVDSELIELLHKALTGDERIAAHEFFLTLAACNTVIPILTHGTSSSCIKSELQKDSAEAIDYQGESPDEQALVAAASAYGYTLFERTSGHIVIDVNGEKLRFDVLGLHEFDSVRKRMSVVIRFPTGAVKVLVKGADTSMFSILVNGTQMDDHIRNSTQSHLSGYSSQGLRTLVLAARDLTDEELELWQCRYEDASTSLTDRVVKLRQTASLIECNLKLLGATGIEDKLQEGVPEAIESLRQAGIKVWVLTGDKQETAISIGLSCKLLTSDMHQIIINGNSEDECRSLLADAKSKYGVKSWRGRNSSLKRKKDAEKDYLELPVDTKLSNLPRWHAGKEDGILGLPLALIIDGNSLVYILEKDLESELFDLATSCRVVLCCRVAPLQKAGIVDLIKSRTDDMTLAIGDGANDVSMIQMADVGVGICGQEGRQAVMASDFAMGQFQFLKRLLLVHGHWNYQRVGYLILYNFYRNAVFVLMLFWYILCTAFSTTSALTDWSSVFYSVIYTSIPTIVVGILDKDLSHKTLLLYPKLYGSGYRHEAYNLRLFWIMMVDTLWQSLVLFYIPLYTYKDSSIDIWSMGSLWTIAVVVLVNIHLAMDVRRWEVFTHFAVWGSIIITYACMVVLDSIPVFPNYWTIYHLAKSPTYWLTILLITVVALLPRFLFKVVRQTFWPSDIQIARELEILRKHGNLESKRDQGSS, encoded by the exons ATGACTACTGATACAGCAAATTCGCCTCGACAAATTGGCTCCTTAAGCTGTctctgccccaatgcttcattttcttcttcggTTTCGAACGATGCTCAGTGGAATCTCTTAGGTGAACAGCAACACCAGGATAAGGTTAACGAGGACGAGTTTGATcagattgagattgaggaaggCGAAGGCGGAGATGAAATCAAACCCCTTGAGCTAGATCATAGTGGTTCTCCTTTTAAAGATCCACAATTGGGTGTGTTGTCTCAGTCCAGGGTTTTCTTTGAGCAGTTTCCATTGGAATGCCCCAGAGAAGAGAGGATTCGGCGAATTGTATCTACGGGTTCAATGGAGAGGCATAGTAATGGTAATAATCACAACAACATTCACATCAATGCCAATGGCAATGGCAATGGCAATGTGGCTGCTTTGGAAATAGAGAAGCCGCGTAGCAAGCATCGATTTCGCCATAGCCAGCATAAAAGTTTGCAGTTTGATGAGGATAATCTGTCACATGAAGATAATCCGAGGTTGATTTATATCAATGACCCAAGGAGGACTAATGACAAGTATGAGTTTACAGGGAATGAAATCCGAACGAGCAAGTACACAATCATAACCTTCTTGCCCAAGAATCTCTTCATTCAGTTCCACCGCGTTGCTTATTTGTATTTCCTAGCCATTGCTGCTCTCAACCAGCTTCCCCCTTTGGCAGTGTTTGGCAGAACAGTGTCACTTTTCCCGCTCCTGTTTGTGCTCTGTGTCACGGCTATCAAAGATGGGTATGAGGATTGGAGAAGACATAGGTCTGATAGGAAAGAGAACAACCGGGAGACTTGGGTGTGTCAGTCTGGTGAATTCCGGAAGAAGATTTGGAAGAAGATACAGGCTGGCGAGGTTGTGAAGATTTTTGCTAATGAGTCGATTCCTTGTGACATGGTTTTGTTAGGGTCTAGTGATCCTAGTGGACTTGCCTACATCCAGACTATGAATTTGGATGGTGAGTCTAATTTGAAGACCAGGTATGCCAGGCAGGAAACGGCTTTAGCTGTATCCGATTCCGATGGGGGCATGATTTCGGGGCTTATCAGGTGTGAACAGCCTAATAGGAATATATATGAGTTCACTGCCAACATGGAGTTCAATGGGCATAGGTTTCCCCTCAGCCAATCCAATATAGTTTTGCGTGGTTGTCAGCTGAAGAACACAGAGTGGATAATTGGTGTTGTGGTGTATGCAGGGCAGGAGACGAAAGCAATGTTGAATAGTGCAGCCTCCCCTTCCAAGAGAAGCAGACTGGAAGGATACATGAATAGAGAAACCCTTTGGTTATCTATCTTTCTCTTTATTATGTGCCTGGTTGTGGCCTTTGGAATGGGCCTATGGCTCCTACGCCACAAGGATCAGCTAGATACCTTGCCTTATTACAGAAAGAGATACTTTACAACTGGGAGGGATAATCTGAGAAGATATAAATATTATGGGCTCCCTATGGagacttttttttcctttctgaGTTCAATTATAGTGTTCCAGATTATGATTCCGATATCTCTTTATATAACGATGGAGTTGGTTCGTTTGGGTCAGTCATATTTCATGATCGAAGACAATCACATGTATGACAGTAGTTCTGACTCAAGGTTCCAGTGCAGATCGTTGAATATAAATGAGGATTTGGGTCAAATACGTTATGTCTTTTCTGACAAAACTGGGACTCTTACTGAAAACAAAATGGAATTCCAAAGAGCAAGTGTGTATGGGAAAAGCTATGGGAGCTCCTTGCCTATGGTGGATTTACTGCAAGAACAGAACATTGTTG CAGCAGGTAGGAGGTGGAAGCTTAAATCTGAAATTGCTGTTGACTCTGAACTCATTGAATTGTTGCACAAAGCTTTAACTGGAGATGAAAGGATTGCGGCGCATGAGTTTTTCCTTACACTTGCTGCATGTAATACCGTGATTCCTATTCTTACTCATGGTACATCTTCTAGTTGCATAAAGAGTGAATTGCAAAAAGACAGCGCAGAAGCTATTGATTATCAAGGAGAATCTCCTGATGAGCAAGCACTGGTTGCTGCAGCCTCTGCTTATGGATATACTCTTTTTGAGCGCACATCTGGTCATATTGTGATTGATGTCAATGGTGAGAAACTAAG GTTTGATGTACTGGGACTGCATGAATTTGACAGTGTACGCAAAAGAATGTCTGTTGTCATCAGATTTCCTACTGGTGCAGTAAAGGTGTTGGTCAAAGGAGCTGATACTTCAATGTTCAGCATTTTAGTAAATGGCACTCAGATGGATGATCATATAAGGAATTCCACTCAAAGCCATCTTAGTGGATATTCATCACAAGGCTTACGCACACTTGTATTAGCTGCCAGGGATCTTACAGATGAAGAACTTGAATTGTGGCAATGCAGGTATGAGGATGCTAGTACTTCATTGACTGACAGAGTGGTAAAACTCCGTCAAACAGCATCTCTTATAGAATGCAACTTAAAGCTTCTTGGGGCAACTGGAATTGAGGACAAGCTACAAGAAGGTGTTCCAGAAGCCATTGAGTCTCTTCGGCAAGCTGGCATTAAGGTCTGGGTTCTGACAGGAGATAAGCAAGAAACTGCGATTTCAATTGGTCTCTCCTGCAAACTGCTGACCTCAGATATGcaccaaattattattaatggcAATTCCGAGGATGAGTGCAGAAGTCTTTTGGCTGATGCTAAATCCAAATATGGTGTGAAATCATGGAGAGGAAGAAATTCGAGTCTGAAACGTAAGAAGGATGCTGAAAAAGACTATCTTGAGTTACCTGTTGATACGAAATTGTCTAATCTGCCACGGTGGCATGCAGGGAAGGAGGATGGAATCCTGGGTTTGCCACTAGCACTCATAATTGATGGGAACAGTTTGGTGTATATTTTGGAAAAAGATCTGGAGTCAGAG CTTTTCGACCTTGCAACTTCTTGTAGGGTTGTGCTATGCTGTCGTGTTGCACCCTTGCAAAAGGCTGGAATAGTTGATCTGATTAAGAGCCGCACTGATGATATGACCCTGGCCATAGGTGATG GGGCCAATGATGTTTCAATGATCCAAATGGCGGATGTTGGTGTTGGAATATGTGGTCAGGAAGGGCGTCAAGCAGTGATGGCATCGGATTTTGCCATGGGACAGTTTCAGTTTTTGAAAAGATTACTTTTGGTGCATGGACACTGGAATTATCAGCGTGTTGGTTACTTGATTCTGTACAACTTTTACCGTAATGCTGTCTTTGTGTTGATGTTATTCTG GTACATATTATGTACAGCTTTTTCAACGACTTCTGCACTGACAGATTGGAGCAGTGTATTTTATTCTGTTATTTATACTTCTATTCCTACTATTGTTGTTGGAATTCTGGACAAAGACTTAAGCCATAAGACACTTTTGCTATATCCAAAACTCTATGGTTCTGGGTATAGACACGAAGCTTACAATTTGCGTCTCTTCTGGATCATGATGGTTGACACACTATGGCAGAGTCTTGTACTCTTCTATATACCCTTGTACACCTATAAAGATAGCTCAATTGATATATGGAGCATGGGAAGTTTGTGGACAATTGCAGTTGTTGTTCTTGTGAATATTCACTTGGCCATGGACGTTCGGCGCTGGGAAGTGTTTACTCATTTCGCAGTATGGGGATCGATTATCATTACATATGCCTGTATGGTGGTATTGGATTCTATACCAGTCTTTCCCAATTACTG GACAATTTACCACCTGGCAAAGTCACCTACCTATTGGCTCACTATTTTGCTTATTACTGTTGTAGCGTTGCTCCCTCGCTTTCTCTTCAAAGTTGTACGGCAGACTTTTTGGCCATCTGATATCCAGATAGCCAGAGAACTTGAGATACTGAGAAAACATGGCAATTTGGAGTCAAAGAGAGATCAAGGTTCCAGTTGA